In Desulfosediminicola ganghwensis, a single window of DNA contains:
- a CDS encoding DUF2860 family protein, translating to MTHKCFSLWLALTLLSFTYNAQGVEPIPDESGLSGFVRLGGGVMNYSNNTIAGNSLMDVGTDTIFNLDETPDSETTGIGVFNFELGWTFAPQRTQIVLGSNIEDVARLDFSQQLAVKKEFADKSLVSVGILFTGFPTEVYEDPFLTGSPRRETDRTSYGARIAYDSFLDSNFEVRYSLRNIDIDDERSGDSLDLTPQERSLLQRDGLRHVFDLSYRYRYDGKNLFVPTISFFYSDRDGDAITHWGTDFQLTYIFKDDPFTAVINGLIGFADYDETNPVFSKSQDDDRYGISGQFYYRQPFGLTPFGNQDFSLFCNLSYFLVESNIDFYETEVILATAGVMFQF from the coding sequence ATGACACACAAATGTTTTTCCTTGTGGTTGGCACTCACCCTGCTTTCTTTCACCTATAATGCGCAAGGGGTTGAGCCAATTCCTGATGAGTCGGGACTTAGCGGTTTTGTACGGTTAGGTGGTGGGGTAATGAACTACTCAAACAACACCATCGCAGGAAATTCATTAATGGATGTTGGCACAGACACCATATTCAATCTGGACGAAACACCAGATTCAGAAACTACAGGAATAGGGGTTTTCAACTTTGAACTTGGTTGGACATTTGCACCACAACGTACTCAGATTGTACTAGGATCAAACATCGAAGATGTGGCCCGCCTGGATTTTTCACAGCAGTTGGCGGTAAAGAAAGAGTTTGCAGACAAGAGTCTGGTCTCAGTTGGTATTCTCTTTACAGGATTTCCGACTGAGGTATATGAAGACCCCTTCCTCACCGGATCTCCCCGTCGGGAAACAGACCGCACTTCATATGGGGCACGAATCGCTTACGACAGCTTTCTGGATTCAAACTTTGAAGTTCGCTACTCATTAAGAAATATCGATATAGATGATGAGAGAAGCGGCGATTCTCTCGATCTTACTCCTCAGGAAAGATCTCTTTTACAACGTGACGGACTCAGGCACGTGTTTGACCTCAGTTACCGCTACAGGTACGACGGTAAAAATTTGTTTGTTCCTACCATATCATTTTTCTACAGTGACAGAGATGGTGATGCCATAACTCACTGGGGGACTGATTTTCAGCTTACATACATCTTCAAGGACGACCCTTTTACAGCGGTTATCAATGGCCTGATAGGTTTTGCAGATTACGACGAAACGAACCCTGTCTTCAGCAAAAGCCAGGATGATGACCGCTACGGGATCTCCGGCCAATTTTATTATCGGCAGCCGTTTGGCCTTACACCTTTCGGCAATCAGGATTTCAGTCTGTTTTGCAACCTCTCCTATTTTCTTGTGGAGAGCAATATAGACTTTTATGAAACAGAGGTTATCCTCGCCACAGCAGGAGTCATGTTTCAATTCTAA
- a CDS encoding aldo/keto reductase, translating into MLYRTMPQNGDKLSALGFGAMRLQLLEDGSVDEPRAIAQIRSAIDNGVNYIDTAYPYLGGQSETIVGKAIKDGYREKVKIATKLPRWLVEKREDMDRLLDEQLKKLDIDHIDYYLVHALDGNSWDHMVEVGIIDFLDTAVADGRIGNAGFSFHGVGDDFIRIVDAYPWVFCQIQYNFLDTQNQAGTRGLKYAAEKGLGVIIMEPLRGGNISLPVAPPEVQKIWDTATIKRSPVEWALRWVWDAPEVTVVLSGMNEEAHIKQNLAIASEAAAHTLTKEELALIEKAAAKYGDLMAVPCTGCGYCVPCPVGVRIPLCFEKLNHLHMFKDEMTAKYQYAVLLSDTMGTNPGYASQCVECGECLEKCPQHINIPEVLKQVVDELESDNMEDMAKGVLKPQK; encoded by the coding sequence ATGCTTTACAGAACAATGCCCCAAAACGGTGACAAACTCTCTGCCCTTGGCTTCGGAGCGATGAGACTCCAACTCCTCGAAGACGGCTCGGTTGATGAGCCGCGTGCCATCGCCCAGATCCGCTCTGCCATTGATAATGGCGTCAACTATATAGACACAGCCTACCCGTATCTTGGCGGCCAGAGCGAAACCATTGTTGGCAAGGCCATCAAGGACGGCTACCGGGAGAAGGTGAAAATCGCGACCAAGCTGCCACGCTGGCTGGTGGAAAAGCGCGAGGACATGGACCGCTTGCTTGATGAGCAGTTGAAAAAACTCGATATCGATCATATCGACTATTATCTGGTCCACGCCCTTGACGGCAACTCCTGGGACCACATGGTCGAAGTCGGCATTATCGACTTCCTCGATACAGCTGTTGCCGATGGACGTATCGGCAATGCTGGTTTTTCCTTCCACGGGGTTGGTGATGACTTTATCCGCATTGTCGATGCGTACCCCTGGGTATTTTGCCAGATACAGTACAATTTTCTCGATACCCAGAATCAGGCCGGAACCCGTGGTCTGAAATACGCCGCTGAAAAAGGACTCGGCGTAATAATTATGGAGCCATTACGTGGCGGCAACATCAGCCTGCCAGTCGCCCCGCCTGAAGTTCAGAAAATCTGGGATACAGCGACTATAAAGCGCAGTCCGGTTGAATGGGCACTTCGCTGGGTATGGGATGCTCCAGAAGTTACCGTGGTGTTATCCGGCATGAATGAAGAGGCACATATCAAACAGAATCTGGCCATCGCCTCAGAAGCCGCAGCTCATACACTCACCAAAGAAGAACTGGCATTGATAGAAAAAGCCGCTGCCAAATACGGGGATCTCATGGCAGTCCCCTGCACCGGCTGTGGCTACTGTGTACCCTGCCCTGTCGGGGTTCGCATCCCGCTCTGCTTTGAAAAACTCAATCATCTCCACATGTTCAAAGATGAGATGACTGCCAAATACCAGTACGCGGTACTTCTCAGCGACACCATGGGCACCAATCCCGGCTATGCATCACAGTGTGTGGAGTGCGGTGAATGTCTGGAAAAATGCCCCCAGCATATTAACATTCCAGAAGTTCTGAAACAGGTTGTCGATGAGTTGGAAAGTGACAACATGGAAGATATGGCCAAAGGCGTGCTCAAGCCCCAAAAATAG